The DNA window CTGTACAACTAGCAAAGGCATTATTTCCTATCGATAAAACACCGTTTGGTATACTAACAGAAGTTAAACCTGAACAACGGGAAAATGCATTATTCCCAATATTAATTACACTATTGGGGATAGCAACAGATGTTAGTTTAAACAACTGATAAAAAGCATAATCAGGTATTATATTTGCCGAGGCAACCTGGAAAACACCAATTCTGTCGATATAGTAACTTCCGCCTGCCTCAATATTAACATCAGACATATTAATAACAGACAGCTTAGCCATGCTGCGTATAGTACCAATATCAACTCCATTAATGCTTCCTTTGAGGGTCAGGTCTGTAATTACATCCTTTTGAGATCCCAGCTGGGTACTCAAATTTCCAGCTGTAACATTTACTGTATCAGAAACTACTTGAGCATGCAAACCAAGACTTAACAATATACATGCTATCCCTAATATGTATTGATATAGAGTAGTTGACCTCATAATAAATGGATTTACAGATTAAAACCAAACAATATATTAGTCAAAATCCATTCTACCTATATCAACAAATATAGAATGATAGTAGTTGTTTAATAATTATGTATTTAATTCATTTTAAATCAATTATTTACCAATAAGTCTTTATTATATTTTATTCATCATTGAAAAAAACAAAGGTTTCCTGCCGCTATTCAATATCAATTACAGCTTGATGTTTTAAAGTGCTAGAGTCAATATCGCTGATATGAGTGACCAGCCATTTCCGTAAAAACAGAATGATCTGATTCAATAAAACTATATTTTTGTAATTGTGGGCAATTATAAAATCATCTATTTTCTTCTTGAATAAATTATGCTGTTTAAGGTGCAGTTCAGTATTTTGCAAATTCTTCTGGCGCATTAATTCTTCTTCAGTATTGAAATGATAAATAGTATACCTTTGCAGTTCGTTTAATAAAGGCAATATCTTATCTTCGCTATCATCTTCTTTACTAACCGATATAATTTCATCAAACAAAGAAATAAGAATTTTATGCTGCTTGTCAACGAGTGGAATTCCAAGAAGTAACGAGTCGTTCCAGCTTTGACTGTTTATTGTTTCTATTGTTATTGTATTCATACTCAATTTATTTTATATATTTAATTAGTTTGTTGTTTTGTTGAAAATCCTGTTCTGGTCATGTTGCCCCATCCTTTCTTATTTTTTTTGAAAAAATAATCATAATTGCCCCATAAAGAGAAATACAGGTTCGATGGTTGATATACAAACATTTCAAGAATTACAAAGAGAAAAGCCAAAAACATATATTTTACTCCTCTGTACTTATAATAAGTATATGTTTCAATAAAGATAGCAGTAGTAGAAAATAAAAAAGAGAATGTAATTACAAAAAGTAGAACAAGCGAAATTATTTTCAAACTATACAAATTCAATATCAGCAGAATAATAAGGAAAACTATGCCTAGCAACTCTACAACAGGAGTTAACCATTCGTATATTACCCAGTAAGGAAAACTAACCATGCCAACTATTCCATATTTCGGATTAAAAAACATGTTTCTATGTTTCTTTATAGTATCAATGGCACCACGAGTCCATCTGTTACGTTGCCTTGAAAGAATTTTATAAGATTCTGGCACTTCAGTCCAGCATAGAGGATCAGGAATAAAAGCTACCCGGTGCTTTTCTCCTACTTCATACATATATTTACGCATTCTCACTACCAACTCCAAATCTTCGCCCACGGTTGTTTTATCATAGCCACCCACTTTGACAGCCACTTCACGATCAAACAGTCCAAAAGCTCCTGACACCATAAGCAGACCATTTACTTTAGTCCATGCCATTCGTCCAATAGTAAAAGCTCTGAAATATTCAAGTACCTGAAATTTAGCCCAGAAGTTCGTCGGATAATTAACTTTCACAATTCTCCCGTCGTCTACCTCACATGAGTTTGCCACACGGATTACCCCTCCGGAAGCTATTACTCTATGTTTTGGATCATCAATAAAAGGCTGTACCATCTTTAAGATAGCATCTGGTTCAATTATGCAATCCACATCAATAGCCAAGAACAAATCCTTCAAAGAAACATTTACTCCGGCATTCAGCGCATCAGCCTTACCGCCATTTTCTTTATCAACAACCAATAAATTGTGATAAGCTGGATTTTCCGACTGATAAACACCTCTTATTTTTGCACATGGAATTTTCAGTTCGTAAGCTTTCTCAACTTTTATCAGCCCAAAATGGTTTATTATTGTAGCCAGTGTGTTATCCTTACTCCCATCGTTTACAATAATAATTTCATAGTCCAGATACTGTAAAGATAATAAGCAATTAATATTCTCTATAATTGTTTTTTCTTCATTGTATGCCGGGGCAATAATAGAAACAGAAGGTAGTTTAGGAAAAGAGAGCATTGTTCTGTAATCAAAGTTTCTACTCTTTTTAATATGCCTCCTCACCTCCGTAATAGACAAGAACGCCGTTATAAGATACAACGTAAACAGAGTTCCTGAAAATATGAAGAACAAGATGTTTATAAAGTTATTCCAAAAAGTTATATCCATCAGTCTGAGCATTTATAAGTTAATATCTAGAACCTCATTACAAGCCATTACTACCAAAGGATCCGAGGCATTTTTCAATCGTGCCACCTTTTCCACACTGATAGTGAGAAGATATTTTAAAGCTTCTGTTTTATACTTAATAGGTTCATTTATTGCAACCCATTCCAGAAAACCAATAGCAAAGTCGGTATCAGGAGATAGGGTTATGGTTTTAATTATAGAAAATTTGCCTCTTCCCGTAGCATCTTTATATACATTTTTAAGATAGACAAAATCAGATTTATCTTCGGCAAATGTGGCAAAGGCAAGAATCGCCTCTTCCATAATGTTATCGTCGGGATATTCTATATACTTTTGAATATCATATTTAAATTTATTCTTCCAATTCAATCGTGACAGAATAATACCTAAAAGTATTGTACCATTATTGTCAGAATGAAGTAATTCGGCATAAGGAACATCCGTAATTTTATCTTTCTGAATATTATCAATAATAACATTCACCTCCCACATCGAGATATTTATATCGTTCTTTATTAGCTGCAACAAATGATCGTAAGTGTTCAGCCGGATAAGAGTTACTAATGCCTCCGTGTGAAGCAGTTCGTTTCTTTCTCGTTTAGCCAGTCTGAGAATATACTTTTCATGCCCTATTATTTTAAACTCCGCAATAGCATTCATTGCAATCTTCTTATGCCTGTAGAAAGGAGAATGTAAGTAGTTTCGTATTAAATTATCATATTTAAGTTCGTGCAACAGATGCTCAGTATCCTCGCGTATTTGTCCAATGGTTTGATGATGAATTTGCTGAAGCGTATTTATAACAAGCTCTTTTGAATAGTCGTTCTTTACAAAACTCATTAATCTAACCTTTCTTCGTTTCAACTCCTTTTCGGCAAGTTTATCTTTTGTATACAACAGTGCAAGCAAATATTTAATATAGAAGTTGATATAACGGTCGTGTGTTCTCTCTTTTATTCTTTTATCGTGTCCATAATACAGTGTAAGAATAAAAGTGAGGATAGTTAGAATAAGGAAAATGAATATAAAGTACTCCAGATAGTAAAGCCATCTGGAGAGAGAATAATAATCGCGATACAACAGATTATTAAACATATGCCCCCCTATTGAAAACTTCGGAACAGAATATAAATAGCTCCCATAGCAAATAAGGAAGATAAGGGTTACATAAAATAATCTGGTTCCCCAATATTCAATATAAAATCCAAGTATTTTCATCTCAATCTGAATCTATATCCTACTTCTATTAAATATCTGTTTCTGAATTTGCTTGTAATATATTCTTCTCTGGTGTATCCAATGCCGATACGTACATCTGATATACTATTCAGCATAAAGCTTCTTTCCAGCTTTATTTTATAAGCATCCAGATTGTTGAATGCAGAATTCTCCATTGTTGCTCTGCTATCATCCGGCGAGTTACCATAAGTAAGTTCCACTCCCCAGTAGTTTAACGGATTCTTTCCGTAAAATCTGTAGTTTGCCAGCAAAGTAAATGAGTTTCCGTTATCCTGCATCACATAGAAAGGCCGGAAAGCCACCCAATGATTTCCCATGTATTTTTCCAGATGACCGGTAGCGATAAATACCTCCGAACTGATATATTTCATATATCTGGCTCCGAGAGACGCTTCCATTTTATACTCCAAAGGCATATAGTATTCATACCCGGCACGGTGTCGAGGAAACAATGATGCATCGAAAGCATATCCATAGTTAAAGTACATGTACGATTTGTTGTTCATCTGCAGATAAAAATCTGATTCCAGAAGCACATCGTTCATATGATATCTGTCTGCATAATTGGCTCGCAGAGCCAGCGAATGTTTTCCTACCTTAAAAGCATATCCCAGATTTGCCAGATGCTGAGGAGCATTATGATCAAAGCAGTCTATAGAATAAAAAGCCTGCACCACATTGGTGTTTCTTTTCATTATCAGGTTATTGTACATGTAGCTAATATCGTCCAGTTTCAGAAACTCTTTATTCCCGGGAGCCTTGAACAGTTCAATGCCTTCATCGTAATCCCTCAGTTCGGTATATGCTAGCATTTTTTTTCGCAGAAGATTTTCAGTGTGCGAATATTTGTATTGTTCGGCTACCCGGCAAGTCTCCAGTAAACTTTCGTATCTGTGAGACCACAATAAAACATTCAGCCACGAATCAAACAAATCATCATTGTAGTAATTTATCTGTTTTGCCTTCTCTAAGTAGATCAATGCAGAGTCTGTCTTTTCCTGCCAGGCATAATTATTGGCAATAACTACCATCAAGTCACCACGAGCAGGTTCAGCACCCAATGCTTTCCGGGCTTCTTCAATCGTCTTTCTGAACTTTGCTTTTTGGAAATCTGCTTCCTGTGCGAAAGCAGAATTAAATCCATTTGCAAGAAACAGACAAAACATGACAATATATAATTTCCTCATAAGCTCTTTTTTTATTAATAACTATTTATAAGCTCCACAATTTCATCCGTAACAACGTTTGGATCGAAAGGGCGGTGAATAATTCTACTGGCACCCATTTCATACGCTTTGTATGTATAAGCTTCGGTCTGTATATCCGAGAAGTAAAACAAAGGAGTAACAATACGTCTTTCCATGCGAAGGTATCTTATCACCTCCAGACTGGAAATTCCATTCAAAATAGAATCAAGAAGCCCCAGGTTTGCAGAGTGTACAGGCACTTTTTCTTTAATTTCCTGTATTGATTTGCATACAATAACATTAACTCCCTTGATTTTTCGATAGAGCAAGGTCTCAAATAGTTGAGGAAACAGTATGTCATTAGACATAATTACTATAGTCTTGTTCATCATATAATAACTATTTAAAATTTTGATTTCTTACAAAAATCAAAATCACAAAACTTGTCGTGTCTGATTTATGTGTTAAAGATAATATCTTTTATATAAAGAGCAAACAATAGTATAATATTTTATTAACAATAAAAAAATATCTTTATTGGTAGAAATCCAACAAATTATTGGCGAGACATTTTTCGTTTGATATACATCTAAGCACATCTTTGATATACATCTAAAGATACCTTTGATATATATCTAAATAATATTTCGATGTATATCAAAACACATTTATGAAGAGATTCGGGACTTACACCCTAGAGTTATCACTCATGCTATGCTGGGCGAACAAAACAAAAACGTCGATAATCAATTGATTATCGACGTTTTCTTATATAAAGCCACACCAGTGATGTGATGAAACTCCGTATGACATGATTTGAGTGCCCGCCCTCTTTGTAATCCACCGGCATAAATGCTACCCGAAGGTTGTGGCCCGCCATTGAGAATCGAAGCCTGTCTCGGTTTTCAGATTAATTTGATGAGTTTCCCAGTCAAACTAATGTGGCTAAAACTGTCTTCTTTTCTATCACAAATATAAGCTTTTTCTATCTATGTAACAAATAAAAATGAATAATTGTTTTAATAAAAAAACAAATAGTTTACAGGCTCAGAAAACAAAAGCGCTAATACCCAGCAGAACTGGATATTAGCGCTTAGCAAATCTTTTAAATTTAATTAAGCAGCTTTTGCTTTAGCAACCACAGCTTTGAAAGCTTCTGGATGATTAACAGCTAAGTCTGCTAAGACCTTACGGTTTATTTCGATACCAGCTTTATGTAAGCCGCCCATTAGTTTAGAATAAGACATTCCTTCTAAACGAGCTGCAGCATTAATACGCTGAATCCAAAGAGCACGGAAGTTTCTTTTCTTGTTTCTACGGTCACGGAATGCGTAAGTCAAACCTTTCTCCCAGGTGTTCTTAGCAACGGTCCAAACATTTTTTCTTGCACCAAAATAACCTTTGGTAAGGTTCAAAATTTTCTTTCTTCTTGCTTTTGAAGCAACATGATTTACTGATCTTGGCATAGTTTTAATCTTTTTGAATGTTAGCGTCGCAACTTCACGTAGCGAACTTAAAGCTAATGCATTCGGTTAATACTTAATAATTCGATAGTACGCTTATGATTACTTCATTGCTAAAAGAGACTTAACCTGGCTTACATTAGTTGCATCAACTGTTGTAGAGTAACACAAGTTTCTTTTTCTCTTTTTGCTCTTTTTAGTCAAAATATGACTGTGAAAAGCGTGCTTTCTTTTGATTTTACCTGTTCCGGTAAGGGTAAACCTTTTTTTAGAACCGGAGTTAGTCTTCATCTTTGGCATCTTGATTATTTTTTAATTATTAATATATGGTAACGCACTATACCTGCGCGTTATACATTTCTTATTTTTCCAAACAATTATTCCGCTTCATCAGTTGTCTCTTCAGGTTTGTCAACCTTTACTTTAACAACTTTCACTTCTTTTGGTGCAACAGGCTTCTTTACTTCCTTCTTTTTAGGAGATAAGAAAATAGTCATCTTCTTACCTTCAAGCATAGGCATCTGTTCTACTTTCGCATAATCTTCAAGATCATTAGCAAAACGAAGTAACAAAACTTCACCTTGTTCTTTGAAAAGAATAGAACGCCCTTTAAAGAAAACATAAGCTTTCACTTTATCTCCATCTTCAAGGAATCCTTTCGCATGTTTCATCTTAAAGTTATAGTCATGATCATCAGTCTGAGGTCCGAAACGTATCTCTTTTACATTAACCTTTACCTGCTTAGCTTTCTGCTCCTTTTGACGCTTCTTCAACTGATAAAGGAACTTTGAATAATCAATAATTTTACAAACAGGAGGAACTGCATTTGGAGAAATTTCTACTAGATCCAGTTCTCTATCCTCTGCCATCTTTAATGCCTGGAATAAAGGATAAACCTTTGGTTCGATATTATCATCTCCAACTAAACGTACTTCCTTGGCACGAATTTGTTCATTTATTCGGTGTTGCTCTTTTATAACCTCTTTCTTCATTCAATAACTATTAGTTCCTTTTCGTTTTTTCTTTTATATTCAGTTAGCGGGTGCAAAGTTACCACTTATTTATCATATTTTGAACTTCTTGAGTCAAAATCTTTGCAAATTCTTCAAATTTCATTGTTCCTTTATCGCCTTCTCCTTGTTTGCGAACTGCAACTTCACCATTTTCGGCTTCCTTTTCGCCCACAACTAACATATAAGGAATACGCTTCATCTCATTATCACGGATTTTACGACCAATTTTTTCGTTTCTATCATCTACAATAGCACGAATATCATTCATATCAAGGTATTGTTTTACCTTCTCTGCATAGTCATTAAATTTCTCACTGATAGGAAGAATTGCTACCTGATCTGGAGTTAGCCATAATGGGAATTTACCGCCGGTATGTTCAATCAATACGGCAACGAAGCGTTCCATAGAGCCAAAAGGTGCACGGTGTATCATTACAGGACGATGTTTCTGGTTATCAGCTCCTGTATATTCAAGATTAAATCTCTCTGGCAAGTTATAATCAACCTGAATAGTTCCAAGTTGCCATTTACGACCAATAGCATCACGAACCATAAAATCGAGTTTAGGACCATAGAAAGCAGCTTCACCAAGTTCTACTTTTGCTTTCAAGCCTTTCTCTTCACAAGCTTCAATAATTGCTTTTTCTGAACGTTCCCAGTTATCATCGCTTCCGATATATTTTTCACGATTGTTAGGATCACGAAGTGAAATCTGTGCCTCAAAGTTCTCAAAGTTTAAAGACTTAAATATAATGAAGATAATATCCATAACTTTTAAGAACTCATCCTTAACCTGATCTGGTCTACAGAAAATATGAGCATCATCTTGTGTAAAGCTACGTACACGTGTTAATCCGTGAAGCTCTCCACTTTGCTCGTAACGATATACTGTACCAAACTCTGCAAATCTTAATGGAAGATCTTTATACGAACGAGGCTGCCATTTATATATTTCACAGTGGTGAGGACAGTTCATTGGTTTCAATAAGTATTCTTCTCCCTCTTCTGGTGTGTTAATTGGTTGGAATGAATCTTTTCCATATTTAGCATAGTGACCAGAAGTAACATATAATTGTTTATTACCAATGTGAGGAGTCATTACTTGTTGATAACCAAAACGACGTTGAATCTTCTTCAGGAAATCTTCGAGACGAAGACGAAGCGCTGTTCCTTTTGGTAACCACATTGGAAGTCCTTTCCCTACCATTTCAGAGAACATAAACAATTCCATTTCCTTACCAATTTTACGGTGGTCACGTTTCTTTGCTTCTTCTAGTATAACTAAATATTCATCAAGCAATTTCTTTTTAGGGAAAGTAATACCATAGATACGAGTAAGCATTTTCTGATCTTCTCTACCTCTCCAATAAGCACCTGCAACAGATGTTAGCTTGATAGCTTTAATCTTTTCAGTATTCATTAAGTGAGGACCACGGCAAAGATCAGTAAAAGCACCCTGAGTATATGTAGTAATGGTTCCATCTTCGAGTTCTGAGATTAATTCACATTTGTAAGTTTCACCTCTTTCACCGAACATTTTCAAAGCATCAGCTTTATTAATTTCTGTTCTTACAACAGCTTCTTTTTTTGCTGCCAATTCTGCCATCTTTGCCTCAATAGCAGCAAGATCACTTTCTTTGATAACTGCCTCTCCCGGATCTACATCATAATAGAAACCGTTTTCTATTGCAGGACCAATTCCAAACTGTATGCCCGGATATAATTCCTGTAAGGCTTCAGCCAGCAAGTGTGCGCTAGTATGCCAGAATGCATGCTTTCCTTCTGCATCATCCCACTTATATAGTACAACCGATGCATCAGAATTAATAGGACGAGCTAAATCATATGTTTCACCGTTTACACCACAAGCTACAACATCCTGCGCCAATCGGCTACTTATACTTTCTGCAATCTGCAGACCATTGACTCCTTCATTATATTCACGAACAGAGCCATCTGGAAATGTAATCTTTATCATAATGGTTTAATTATTTTTCATTTAGGCTTACAAAAGTAGCTATTTCTTTTAAATTACACTTATTTTCAAATAAAAATGTTAGTGTTTTTGTTCTGTAAAGCGCTTAATAACATTATAGGCAGATACAATACCCAATTCACCGGCTTTACTTAGGTCTGAAATACCTTTTTTATTATTCCCAGAGAAGATTAGTGTTAATCCTCTATTAAAATATGCTTCTGCAAAATTTGGATCAAGTGATATGGCTTTATCATAATCGGCTATTGCCGAACGATAATCTTTCAGCATACAAAGTACATTTCCACGATTATAATATGCATAAACAAAGTCGGGAGCTAACTGAATAACCTTATCCAAATCTGATTTAACTATATTATATTCCGGAGTACGAACATCAACTTTCTTCAGGCCAGTCTGTACTTCTGCAGTTTCAGAATTCTGATCTTCGGACTTTTCAAATTCCAGCTGTTTCCAACGTATAAGCGACCGATTAAAATAAGCTGGAAAAAATGAATTATCGCAAATCGTTGCCTGAGTTAAATCTTCAATAGCATTTGTAAAATCCTGAACCAAATAAAAATCGATTGAACGAGCAAAACGTTTTGCTGCATTTTTAGGATGTTTTACAATATCTGTTGTCCGCTCATCAATAGAAGCAAAATGAGTTTTAATTTGCTTCTCTGTAAGAGGTGTCTCCATATTGGTAATCAAAAGTCGTTTAGGAACAGCTCCTGAATTACTTAAGTCATCAATAAATTTGTTGTATTTTAAATTTCGTGTTATCTCACTTGTTTTTTCATAGTAAGTTAAAGCAAACATTGGTTCCAGCTTTATTTCAACATTCTTATCCTGAACCTTTCCACGATACTCGCTCTTATATTTCTGTTCAGTTTCTGAATCATCGGCAACAACAATCTTTCCGTAATTTTCCATATCCTTATCGGATTTCTTACGTGTTTTATCAGACTTCGCCGCTTTCTTTCCTTTATCAAGGCCATATCTTTTATCGAGTTGGGCTTTCATTACCTTGAACTCGTCCAAATCTGCCCCCTTATAGTCACCTATTTTCCTTTTAGCTTCCGCCCGATTATAATATCCTGCCAAGAAATTTGGATTCTCTTTAATAACCGCTGAATAATCTCTGATAGCACCACGATAATCTCCTGTCTGAGCACGAAGAATGCCCCGGTTAAAGATAGCCATCATATTATCGGATTCCATCTTTATAACAAAATCAAAATCCTCTATCGCTCTGTTATCATCCCCTACCCGAGCTCGTAATAGTCCGCGATTATAGTGTCCTATAAAATTAGTTGGATCTATATCTAATGCAATATCATAATCTTCCATCGCTCCTTGTAACTTATTCTGATGGAATCGAGCCAATGCCCTATTTATATAATTTCCTGAATTTTTAGTATTCAAATATGTAGCCTGATCATAATCAGCTTCTGCATCTTTATATTTTCCTTGCTGGAGCTTTATTGCTGCACGTGAGGACCAAACATCTGCATCATATTTATCAATAGACAAAGCCAAATCATAATCATTCATTGCTTTAATTGTATCTTTTTGCTTTAAAGATACTTCTGCACGCATTAAATAAGCTTTTGTATACTGAGGAGAAAGGGATATCAACTTTGACAAATCAGTTTCTGCTCCCTTAAAATCTTCCTTAGATATTTTGCAAAGAGCAAGATTATGCCAAAGTCCTACATTCTCGGGATCATAACTCAACGCTTTAGTATAATCATCTATGGCGCCATCGTACTTTTGCTGCTTTATGCGGGATAGACCTCTGATTTGATATGCATTAACCACAAATGGATTTCGTTCTATAGCAGATGAGCAATCTGATTCCGCTCCTTGAAAATCATCCAGATTTATTTTTGCAAGAGCACGAAAAAAGTATGGCTCATACAAATATGGTTTTGCACTCACTACTTGATTAAAGTATTGAATAGAAAGAACATAGTCTTCAAAATATAATGCATTGCGGCCAATTGCCATTACACGTTCCGTGTTTATTTGGGCAGAAACTACAGCAGGAAATAATAGCAGGTATATTAAAATTCTCTTTATCATTTATTTTTCATCTAAGGGCGAAACAAAATTAATGATTTCGATTGAAGTAACAACGTTTAGCATTTTTTTTTCAAGCTAGAAAGGCTTTTTTCACTTATTAAAACAGAAAATAATTATAACATTCATGGTTTATTAGTCATTAAGGACTTTTTATAAACCTAAAAAACGATCTAAAAGATAAAAAGACGCATCTTTATAAATTAAAAGATACGTCTTTTTAGGAATCTTATTTTAAAGTTAAAATAACTATTTGATTGTTTTAACCTTATATGAGCATCTGGCTTTACCATTAATCATAGCATTCAATTTGCCTTTAATCATTTGTTTACGCAAAGGAGATAAATTATCAATAAACAAACCTCCTTCCAAATGTTCAAATTCGTGCTGCATTACGCGTGCCAGATAGCCTTCTACATATTCATCATGTTCCACAAAGTTCTCATCCATATATTTCACATGAATTTTATTTGCTCTATTCACAGTCTCATGAATTCCAGGTAAACTGAGACATCCTTCTTCCATAGACACCATTTCGCCCTCAGTTTCAAGAATATGAGCATTAATATAAGCTTTATTAAAATCTTTATATTCAGGATATTCATCAGAAAGAACATCAAGACTGATCACCACAACACGGATAGAGAGTCCAATCTGCGGAGCAGCAAGACCTACACCATCAGCCCTATGCATTGTATCAAACATATTTCCTATCAGCTCTTTTAAGTTCGGATAATCAGGGGTTATATCTTCTGCAACTTTTCTTAAAACTGGTTGACCATATACGTAAATAGGTAAAATCATTATTATTCTGTATTATATTAACAAATTGTTTTCTCTAGTGCTATCTTCGACTTTCAAGATATGACTGCAAAATAATCGTTGCACTCACTTCGTCAACAAGCTCTTTACTTTGTCTGTCTTTCTTTTTCAATCCGGCTTCAAGCATTGTACGATGTGCCAAAACTGAAGTAAAGCGTTCATCAACAAATTCCACAGGTATATTAGGAAGAATTTTTTTTAGTCGTTGAACAAACGGTTTAATATAATTCATACTTTCGGATAAATCATTATTAAGCTGTTTTGGAAGCCCTATCAATATTAAATCAACCGGTTCTTTAGCTGTATATTGCACCAAAAAATCAGGCAATGTATGGCTAGGCACAGTC is part of the uncultured Bacteroides sp. genome and encodes:
- a CDS encoding response regulator is translated as MMNKTIVIMSNDILFPQLFETLLYRKIKGVNVIVCKSIQEIKEKVPVHSANLGLLDSILNGISSLEVIRYLRMERRIVTPLFYFSDIQTEAYTYKAYEMGASRIIHRPFDPNVVTDEIVELINSY
- the rplT gene encoding 50S ribosomal protein L20 is translated as MPRSVNHVASKARRKKILNLTKGYFGARKNVWTVAKNTWEKGLTYAFRDRRNKKRNFRALWIQRINAAARLEGMSYSKLMGGLHKAGIEINRKVLADLAVNHPEAFKAVVAKAKAA
- the thrS gene encoding threonine--tRNA ligase — encoded protein: MIKITFPDGSVREYNEGVNGLQIAESISSRLAQDVVACGVNGETYDLARPINSDASVVLYKWDDAEGKHAFWHTSAHLLAEALQELYPGIQFGIGPAIENGFYYDVDPGEAVIKESDLAAIEAKMAELAAKKEAVVRTEINKADALKMFGERGETYKCELISELEDGTITTYTQGAFTDLCRGPHLMNTEKIKAIKLTSVAGAYWRGREDQKMLTRIYGITFPKKKLLDEYLVILEEAKKRDHRKIGKEMELFMFSEMVGKGLPMWLPKGTALRLRLEDFLKKIQRRFGYQQVMTPHIGNKQLYVTSGHYAKYGKDSFQPINTPEEGEEYLLKPMNCPHHCEIYKWQPRSYKDLPLRFAEFGTVYRYEQSGELHGLTRVRSFTQDDAHIFCRPDQVKDEFLKVMDIIFIIFKSLNFENFEAQISLRDPNNREKYIGSDDNWERSEKAIIEACEEKGLKAKVELGEAAFYGPKLDFMVRDAIGRKWQLGTIQVDYNLPERFNLEYTGADNQKHRPVMIHRAPFGSMERFVAVLIEHTGGKFPLWLTPDQVAILPISEKFNDYAEKVKQYLDMNDIRAIVDDRNEKIGRKIRDNEMKRIPYMLVVGEKEAENGEVAVRKQGEGDKGTMKFEEFAKILTQEVQNMINKW
- the infC gene encoding translation initiation factor IF-3; translated protein: MKKEVIKEQHRINEQIRAKEVRLVGDDNIEPKVYPLFQALKMAEDRELDLVEISPNAVPPVCKIIDYSKFLYQLKKRQKEQKAKQVKVNVKEIRFGPQTDDHDYNFKMKHAKGFLEDGDKVKAYVFFKGRSILFKEQGEVLLLRFANDLEDYAKVEQMPMLEGKKMTIFLSPKKKEVKKPVAPKEVKVVKVKVDKPEETTDEAE
- a CDS encoding hemerythrin family protein yields the protein MNTITIETINSQSWNDSLLLGIPLVDKQHKILISLFDEIISVSKEDDSEDKILPLLNELQRYTIYHFNTEEELMRQKNLQNTELHLKQHNLFKKKIDDFIIAHNYKNIVLLNQIILFLRKWLVTHISDIDSSTLKHQAVIDIE
- a CDS encoding glycosyltransferase, whose amino-acid sequence is MDITFWNNFINILFFIFSGTLFTLYLITAFLSITEVRRHIKKSRNFDYRTMLSFPKLPSVSIIAPAYNEEKTIIENINCLLSLQYLDYEIIIVNDGSKDNTLATIINHFGLIKVEKAYELKIPCAKIRGVYQSENPAYHNLLVVDKENGGKADALNAGVNVSLKDLFLAIDVDCIIEPDAILKMVQPFIDDPKHRVIASGGVIRVANSCEVDDGRIVKVNYPTNFWAKFQVLEYFRAFTIGRMAWTKVNGLLMVSGAFGLFDREVAVKVGGYDKTTVGEDLELVVRMRKYMYEVGEKHRVAFIPDPLCWTEVPESYKILSRQRNRWTRGAIDTIKKHRNMFFNPKYGIVGMVSFPYWVIYEWLTPVVELLGIVFLIILLILNLYSLKIISLVLLFVITFSFLFSTTAIFIETYTYYKYRGVKYMFLAFLFVILEMFVYQPSNLYFSLWGNYDYFFKKNKKGWGNMTRTGFSTKQQTN
- a CDS encoding tetratricopeptide repeat protein is translated as MIKRILIYLLLFPAVVSAQINTERVMAIGRNALYFEDYVLSIQYFNQVVSAKPYLYEPYFFRALAKINLDDFQGAESDCSSAIERNPFVVNAYQIRGLSRIKQQKYDGAIDDYTKALSYDPENVGLWHNLALCKISKEDFKGAETDLSKLISLSPQYTKAYLMRAEVSLKQKDTIKAMNDYDLALSIDKYDADVWSSRAAIKLQQGKYKDAEADYDQATYLNTKNSGNYINRALARFHQNKLQGAMEDYDIALDIDPTNFIGHYNRGLLRARVGDDNRAIEDFDFVIKMESDNMMAIFNRGILRAQTGDYRGAIRDYSAVIKENPNFLAGYYNRAEAKRKIGDYKGADLDEFKVMKAQLDKRYGLDKGKKAAKSDKTRKKSDKDMENYGKIVVADDSETEQKYKSEYRGKVQDKNVEIKLEPMFALTYYEKTSEITRNLKYNKFIDDLSNSGAVPKRLLITNMETPLTEKQIKTHFASIDERTTDIVKHPKNAAKRFARSIDFYLVQDFTNAIEDLTQATICDNSFFPAYFNRSLIRWKQLEFEKSEDQNSETAEVQTGLKKVDVRTPEYNIVKSDLDKVIQLAPDFVYAYYNRGNVLCMLKDYRSAIADYDKAISLDPNFAEAYFNRGLTLIFSGNNKKGISDLSKAGELGIVSAYNVIKRFTEQKH
- the rpmI gene encoding 50S ribosomal protein L35, producing the protein MPKMKTNSGSKKRFTLTGTGKIKRKHAFHSHILTKKSKKRKRNLCYSTTVDATNVSQVKSLLAMK
- a CDS encoding YaiO family outer membrane beta-barrel protein, with product MRKLYIVMFCLFLANGFNSAFAQEADFQKAKFRKTIEEARKALGAEPARGDLMVVIANNYAWQEKTDSALIYLEKAKQINYYNDDLFDSWLNVLLWSHRYESLLETCRVAEQYKYSHTENLLRKKMLAYTELRDYDEGIELFKAPGNKEFLKLDDISYMYNNLIMKRNTNVVQAFYSIDCFDHNAPQHLANLGYAFKVGKHSLALRANYADRYHMNDVLLESDFYLQMNNKSYMYFNYGYAFDASLFPRHRAGYEYYMPLEYKMEASLGARYMKYISSEVFIATGHLEKYMGNHWVAFRPFYVMQDNGNSFTLLANYRFYGKNPLNYWGVELTYGNSPDDSRATMENSAFNNLDAYKIKLERSFMLNSISDVRIGIGYTREEYITSKFRNRYLIEVGYRFRLR